The proteins below come from a single Drosophila teissieri strain GT53w chromosome 3L, Prin_Dtei_1.1, whole genome shotgun sequence genomic window:
- the LOC122615672 gene encoding protein wntless isoform X1, giving the protein MSGTILENLSGRKLSILVASLLLCQVLCFLLGGLYAPLPAGHVTVLGSLCREDHGRQNDTGFLLYSRGAGACIPVTREEVEQDSTKMANELVHVFQMPLPRDLRDLDYSRWQQNLIGVLQVEFGYDSSSELREPPRELQLTIDMRLAYRNKGDPDNGWKLYAHGVEHRYLDCVTSHVGPSETLYSCDMIPLFELGALHHSFYLLNLRFPLDTPSQMNLQFGHMHDLTLTAIHQNGGFTQIWLLLKTMLFPFVVGIMIWFWRRVHLLQRSPALLEYMLIYLGAALTFLNLPLEYLSLVYEMPYMLLLSDIRQGIFYAMLLTFWLVFAGEHMLIQDAPNKSTIRSRYWKHLSAVVVGCISLFVFDICERGVQLRNPFYSIWTTPLGAKVAMTFIVLAGVSAAIYFLFLCYMIWKVFRNIGDKRTSLPSMSQARRLHYEVYIDSDVEGWPQILYFYWKAFTLLCGSFKTILISILLKWKESQTKGLIYRFKFLMLATLVCAALTVAGFVMGQMAEGQWDWNDNVAIQPTSAFLTGVYGMWNIYIFALLILYAPSHKQWPTMHHSDETTQSNENIVASAASEEIEFNHLPSDSNPSEISSLTSFTRKVAFD; this is encoded by the exons ATGTCGGGCACCATACTGGAGAACCTGAGTGGCCGAAAGTTGTCCATATTGGTGGCCTCTTTGCTGCTCTGCCAGGTGCTGTGCTTCCTGCTGGGCGGTCTTTATGCCCCCCTGCCCGCTGGCCATGTCACTGTGCTGGGATCGCTATGCCGCGAGGATCATGGCCGCCAGAACGACACCGGATTCCTGTTGTACTCCCGCGGCGCCGGTGCCTGCATTCCAGTGACCCGCGAGGAGGTGGAGCAAGATTCCACAAAGATGGCCAATGAGTTGGTGCATGTTTTTCAGATGCCGCTGCCCCGGGATCTGCGCGACTTGGACTACTCCCGCTGGCAGCAGAATCTGATTGGTGTGCTACAGGTGGAGTTCGGCTACGATTCCTCCTCGGAGCTAAGGGAGCCGCCCAGGGAACTGCAATTGACCATCGACATGCGTCTGGCGTACCGAAATAAGGGGGATCCGGACAACGGCTGGAAGTTGTACGCCCACGGCGTCGAGCATCGCTACCTGGATTGTGTGACCTCTCATGTGGGTCCCTCAGAAACGCTGTACTCCTGCGACATGATCCCGCTGTTCGAGCTGGGCGCCTTGCACCACAGCTTCTATCTGCTGAACTTGCGTTTCCCGCTGGACACACCCAGCCAGATGAACCTGCAGTTCGGGCACATGCACGATCTCACGCTGACAGCTATTCATCAGAACGGAGGATTCACCCAgatttggctgctgctgaagaCAATGCTGTTTCCCTTCGTAGTGGGCATCATGATATGGTTCTGGAGGCGGGTGCACCTGCTGCAGCGATCCCCTGCCCTGCTGGAGTACATGCTTATCTACTTGGGAGCTGCTCTGACCTTTCTCAATCTACCGCTGGAGTACTTGTCGCTGGTCTACGAGATGCCGtacatgctgctgctgagtgACATCCGCCAAGGCATCTTTTATGCCATGCTGCTCACGTTCTGGCTGGTCTTCGCCGGAGAACACATGCTCATTCAGGATGCTCCGAATAAGTCGACCATCCGGTCGCGTTACTGGAAGCATCTCTCCGCCGTCGTGGTGGGCTGCATCTCGTTGTTCGTCTTCGACATCTGCGAACGGGGCGTGCAGCTACGCAATCCATTCTACTCGATCTGGACAACGCCGCTGGGCGCTAAGGTGGCCATGACCTTTATTGTTCTGGCCGGAGTTTCGGCAGCCATTTATTTCCTGTTCCTGTGCTACATGATATGGAAGGTGTTTAGGAATATTGGCGACAAACGCACCTCGCTGCCTTCTATGTCCCAGGCACGTCGACTCCATTATGAAG TTTATATAGATAGTGATGTTGAAGGTTGGCcccaaatattatatttttactgGAAAGCTTTTACTCTGCTTTGCGGTTCTTTTAAAACCATACTTATCTCAATACTTCTTAAATGGAAGGAGAGTCAAACTAAAG GTCTTATCTACCGCTTCAAGTTTTTGATGCTCGCCACCCTTGTATGTGCAGCTCTCACCGTCGCCGGCTTTGTTATGGGCCAAATGGCCGAGGGTCAGTGGGATTGGAACGACAATGTGGCGATTCAGCCAACGTCCGCCTTTCTGACCGGCGTCTACGGCATGTGGAACATCTACATCTTTGCCCTGCTCATCCTGTACGCACCCAGTCACAAGCAATGGCCCACAATGCACCACAGTGACGAGACCACGCAGTCCAATGAGAATATAGTTGCCTCCGCAGCCAGCGAGGAGATCGAGTTCAACCACCTGCCATCGGACTCCAATCCCAGCGAGATTTCTTCCCTTACCTCGTTCACACGCAAGGTGGCCTTCGATTAG
- the LOC122615672 gene encoding protein wntless isoform X2, with the protein MSGTILENLSGRKLSILVASLLLCQVLCFLLGGLYAPLPAGHVTVLGSLCREDHGRQNDTGFLLYSRGAGACIPVTREEVEQDSTKMANELVHVFQMPLPRDLRDLDYSRWQQNLIGVLQVEFGYDSSSELREPPRELQLTIDMRLAYRNKGDPDNGWKLYAHGVEHRYLDCVTSHVGPSETLYSCDMIPLFELGALHHSFYLLNLRFPLDTPSQMNLQFGHMHDLTLTAIHQNGGFTQIWLLLKTMLFPFVVGIMIWFWRRVHLLQRSPALLEYMLIYLGAALTFLNLPLEYLSLVYEMPYMLLLSDIRQGIFYAMLLTFWLVFAGEHMLIQDAPNKSTIRSRYWKHLSAVVVGCISLFVFDICERGVQLRNPFYSIWTTPLGAKVAMTFIVLAGVSAAIYFLFLCYMIWKVFRNIGDKRTSLPSMSQARRLHYEGLIYRFKFLMLATLVCAALTVAGFVMGQMAEGQWDWNDNVAIQPTSAFLTGVYGMWNIYIFALLILYAPSHKQWPTMHHSDETTQSNENIVASAASEEIEFNHLPSDSNPSEISSLTSFTRKVAFD; encoded by the exons ATGTCGGGCACCATACTGGAGAACCTGAGTGGCCGAAAGTTGTCCATATTGGTGGCCTCTTTGCTGCTCTGCCAGGTGCTGTGCTTCCTGCTGGGCGGTCTTTATGCCCCCCTGCCCGCTGGCCATGTCACTGTGCTGGGATCGCTATGCCGCGAGGATCATGGCCGCCAGAACGACACCGGATTCCTGTTGTACTCCCGCGGCGCCGGTGCCTGCATTCCAGTGACCCGCGAGGAGGTGGAGCAAGATTCCACAAAGATGGCCAATGAGTTGGTGCATGTTTTTCAGATGCCGCTGCCCCGGGATCTGCGCGACTTGGACTACTCCCGCTGGCAGCAGAATCTGATTGGTGTGCTACAGGTGGAGTTCGGCTACGATTCCTCCTCGGAGCTAAGGGAGCCGCCCAGGGAACTGCAATTGACCATCGACATGCGTCTGGCGTACCGAAATAAGGGGGATCCGGACAACGGCTGGAAGTTGTACGCCCACGGCGTCGAGCATCGCTACCTGGATTGTGTGACCTCTCATGTGGGTCCCTCAGAAACGCTGTACTCCTGCGACATGATCCCGCTGTTCGAGCTGGGCGCCTTGCACCACAGCTTCTATCTGCTGAACTTGCGTTTCCCGCTGGACACACCCAGCCAGATGAACCTGCAGTTCGGGCACATGCACGATCTCACGCTGACAGCTATTCATCAGAACGGAGGATTCACCCAgatttggctgctgctgaagaCAATGCTGTTTCCCTTCGTAGTGGGCATCATGATATGGTTCTGGAGGCGGGTGCACCTGCTGCAGCGATCCCCTGCCCTGCTGGAGTACATGCTTATCTACTTGGGAGCTGCTCTGACCTTTCTCAATCTACCGCTGGAGTACTTGTCGCTGGTCTACGAGATGCCGtacatgctgctgctgagtgACATCCGCCAAGGCATCTTTTATGCCATGCTGCTCACGTTCTGGCTGGTCTTCGCCGGAGAACACATGCTCATTCAGGATGCTCCGAATAAGTCGACCATCCGGTCGCGTTACTGGAAGCATCTCTCCGCCGTCGTGGTGGGCTGCATCTCGTTGTTCGTCTTCGACATCTGCGAACGGGGCGTGCAGCTACGCAATCCATTCTACTCGATCTGGACAACGCCGCTGGGCGCTAAGGTGGCCATGACCTTTATTGTTCTGGCCGGAGTTTCGGCAGCCATTTATTTCCTGTTCCTGTGCTACATGATATGGAAGGTGTTTAGGAATATTGGCGACAAACGCACCTCGCTGCCTTCTATGTCCCAGGCACGTCGACTCCATTATGAAG GTCTTATCTACCGCTTCAAGTTTTTGATGCTCGCCACCCTTGTATGTGCAGCTCTCACCGTCGCCGGCTTTGTTATGGGCCAAATGGCCGAGGGTCAGTGGGATTGGAACGACAATGTGGCGATTCAGCCAACGTCCGCCTTTCTGACCGGCGTCTACGGCATGTGGAACATCTACATCTTTGCCCTGCTCATCCTGTACGCACCCAGTCACAAGCAATGGCCCACAATGCACCACAGTGACGAGACCACGCAGTCCAATGAGAATATAGTTGCCTCCGCAGCCAGCGAGGAGATCGAGTTCAACCACCTGCCATCGGACTCCAATCCCAGCGAGATTTCTTCCCTTACCTCGTTCACACGCAAGGTGGCCTTCGATTAG
- the LOC122616733 gene encoding uncharacterized protein LOC122616733, giving the protein MEFQGYQVTWTIKLENIACANLWRRLRLRAPNPVGGCQRAAAGFAGDLGRRYPTPRFGEAIPFRLPSKLRIIGRKQEKPRRASARVTITMLPHHRALAIITSAPQSAVRILS; this is encoded by the exons ATGGAGTTTCAAGGATATCAAGTAACCTGGACCATTAAATTGGAAAACATTGCATGTGCAAATCTCTGGAGGAGGCTGAGATTAAGAGCTCCTAATCCTGTCGGAGGATGCCAACGTGCAGCGGCTGGATTCGCTGGTGACCTTGGGCGGCGATATCCAACTCCAAGATTTGGAGAAGCTATTCCATTCCGGTTACCAAGCAAGTTACGGATCATCGGTCGCAAGCAGGAG AAACCGCGGAGAGCAAGTGCGCGGGTGACGATAACAATGTTGCCCCATCATCGTGCGCTTGCAATCATCACCTCGGCTCCACAATCAGCTGTTCGGATTCTCAGCTGA
- the LOC122616732 gene encoding uncharacterized aarF domain-containing protein kinase 5 — MRPLQHMRQLLSLGRRIRGKRALHGQREASVQKSGLPVVRFSLLAAGAGGLAYDGIVNDFTYCGASVRFVRSLKTAGLIAADYLRLDENDPEYETKVKLIHKKSAERLLETCLLNGGLYIKVGQGFAAINHILPVEYTSTLSLLQDSCLPTTQADVQKVFRKDFGQLPEEIYEEFDYKPVAAASLAQVFKAKLPSGEQVAVKVQYNDLQKRFISDLGTIIFLQDIVEFFFKDYNFGWILNDLRKNLVLELNFLQEGQNAERCAKDMQKFSYIHVPKVHWSYTKTRVLTLEWMDGCKINDLKTIEKERLSLKDIDVKLFEAFAEQIFYTGFVHADPHPGNIFVRKNSKNGRADIVLLDHGLYEELPENVRGPLCEFWEATVLRDESKMQAAAEKIGIGDYMRFAEVLFQQPIRNRGGRIRGKLTQEDIDHMQEIARNNFEHIMGTLKEMPRSMLFVVRNLNTVRAISHQHGDVANRPRVMARYAQKCLYMNNRRSPVQYIRWLSRRIFFEYCLFLSAFKLYLIDWYFNILYLVGRAPASARTVMREMMQPPEPGVLK; from the exons ATGCGACCTCTCCAG CATATGCGACAGCTGCTGAGCTTGGGAAGACGGATTCGAGGCAAAAGAGCACTTCATGGCCAACGGGAAGCGAGTGTCCAGAAAAGCGGTCTGCCTGTAGTGCGATTTAGTCTTCTGGCAGCTGGCGCAGGCGGTCTGGCCTACGATGGGATAGTGAATGACTTCACCTACTGCGGCGCCTCCGTGCGATTTGTACGGTCCTTGAAAACCGCCGGATTGATAGCCGCCGACTATCTGCGGCTGGACGAGAACGATCCGGAGTACGAAACGAAGGTGAAGCTGATCCACAAGAAGAGCGCCGAGCGACTACTGGAGACGTGCCTGCTCAACGGCGGTCTGTACATCAAGGTGGGCCAAGGATTCGCTGCCATCAATCACATTCTGCCCGTGGAATACACCAGCACACTGTCCCTGCTGCAGGATAGCTGTCTGCCCACCACCCAGGCAGATGTACAGAAGGTCTTTCGCAAGGATTTTGGCCAATTGCCCGAGGAGATATACGAGGAGTTCGACTATAAGCCCGTGGCGGCCGCAAGTTTGGCGCAGGTTTTCAAAGCCAAGTTGCCCAGCGGCGAGCAGGTGGCCGTCAAGGTGCAGTACAACGATCTGCAGAAGCGATTCATCAGCGACCTAGGCACCATCATCTTCCTTCAGGACATTGTCGAGTTCTTCTTCAAGGACTACAACTTTGGCTGGATCTTGAATGACCTGCGTAAGAACCTCGTGCTGGAGCTGAACTTTTTGCAGGAGGGACAAAATGCCGAACGCTGTGCGAAGGACATGCAAAAGTTTAGCTACATCCACGTTCCCAAAGTCCATTGGTCGTATACTAAAACG CGCGTGCTCACTCTTgagtggatggatggatgtaAGATTAACGATCTTAAGACGATTGAAAAGGAAAGACTCAGCTTAAAGGACATCGATGTGAAGCTCTTCGAGGCCTTTGCTGAACAGATTTTCTACACCGGTTTCGTGCACGCTGATCCCCATCCAGGAAACA TTTTTGTTcgaaaaaatagtaaaaacgGACGTGCGGACATCGTGTTGCTGGATCATGGCCTCTACGAAGAACTGCCTGAAAATGTGCGAGGTCCACTCTGCGAATTCTGGGAGGCCACCGTTCTGCGCGACGAGAGTAAAATGCAAGCGGCCGCCGAGAAGATTGGCATCGGCGACTACATGCGCTTTGCCGAGGTTCTTTTTCAGCAGCCCATCCGGAATCGAGGTGGTCGCATACGCGGCAAACTGACACAGGAGGACATCGATCACATGCAGGAGATAGCCAGGAACAACTTCGAGCACATCATGGGCACCCTGAAGGAGATGCCCAGGAGCATGTTGTTCGTG GTGCGTAATCTGAACACAGTGCGTGCAATTAGTCATCAGCATGGAGACGTGGCCAATCGTCCTCGGGTCATGGCGCGATATGCCCAGAAGTGCCTTTATATGAACAATAGGAGGTCTCCCGTGCAATACATTCGTTGGCTGAGTCGGCGCATCTTCTTCGAGTATTGTCTGTTTCTGTCAGCCTTCAAGCTGTATCTGATCGACTGGTACTTCAACATCCTGTACCTAGTGGGTCGGGCTCCTGCCTCTGCGAGAACCGTGATGCGAGAGATGATGCAGCCTCCGGAGCCGGGTGTGCTGAAATAA
- the LOC122617144 gene encoding probable ubiquitin carboxyl-terminal hydrolase MINDY-4, with the protein MNKEFITQGGTPITAELATDLRNLVFGTAAIPMRAEWLQTSFVFGAPKEELAYGLRSPRNATRGLLSVVQGFVLKYLLFARKTSRVASLTDPLLATADMQREALFCALLEILRTISDKGKVTMVLPSEDEVFVDHSACYFHDSVTEKLYVFTLSPNDELEYFLKRNFKYFTEEETPGTLLFLYSAVLTRSMGKVRTDLDSAKSSPLTSSNHEEGSLMIVTLLLTGRATPYIHNGVVNVGDESSYAVPQYGVLKRCMIGLLLWDIESASAAVNQSRQPGSRLKTPNYPIWITSCTGHFGVIFNKNPDLLRNYHAESRFEVNYYSCSGHQILMTIDNRTYNEQALVMLERQPITPESTSMSGKEDGGGASSPTAVSGGGGAGAGGGMGGASGGVGGAASGASGGNDVVAKEESTLNTPLQRLIRTKWEEATISFHVQPSMLSYLFSTTQ; encoded by the exons ATGAACAAAGAGTTCATCACGCAGGGCGGCACGCCCATTACCGCCGAATTGGCCACG GATCTGcgcaatttggttttcggtacCGCAGCAATACCCATGAGAGCCGAATGGCTGCAGACGTCCTTTGTGTTTGGTGCTCCCAAGGAGGAGCTCGCCTACGGGCTCCGTTCGCCCCGGAACGCCACCCGTGGCCTGTTGTCCGTCGTCCAGGGATTCGTCTTGAAGTATCTGCTCTTTGCCCGGAAGACCAGTCGCGTGGCTTCGCTTACCGA CCCGCTCCTGGCCACCGCCGATATGCAGAGGGAGGCCCTGTTCTGCGCCCTCCTGGAGATCCTGCGCACCATCTCGGACAAGGGCAAGGTCACCATGGTGCTGCCGTCGGAGGACGAGGTGTTCGTGGACCACAGCGCCTGCTATTTCCATGATTCCGTCACCGAGAAG CTCTATGTTTTCACGCTGTCACCCAACGACGAGTTGGAATACTTTCTGAAGCGAAATTTCAAATAC TTTACAGAAGAGGAGACCCCGGGCACCCTGCTGTTTCTATATAGCGCCGTCCTCACGCGATCCATGGGAAA AGTTCGAACGGACCTGGACTCCGCCAAATCCTCGCCCCTGACGTCCAGCAACCACGAGGAGGGATCCCTGATGATTGTCACCCTGCTGCTGACGGGTCGTGCCACGCCCTATATCCACAATGGTGTTGTGAATGTGGGCGACGAGAGTAGCTAT GCGGTTCCGCAATACGGCGTCCTTAAGAGATGCATGATTGGTCTTCTGCTCTGGGACATCGAGTCAGCTAGT GCTGCGGTAAATCAATCCCGTCAGCCGGGCTCGCGACTCAAGACGCCCAACTATCCCATCTGGATAACCAGCTGCACGGGCCACTTTGGCGTGATCTTCAACAAGAATCCGGATCTGCTGCGCAACTACCATGCGGAGTCGCGTTTCGAAGTGAACTACTACAGCTGCTCCGGTCACCAGATCCTGATGACCATCGACAATCGCACGTACAACGAGCAGGCATTGGTCATGTTGGAGCGGCAACCAATCACGCCGGAGAGTACCTCGATGTCCGGAAAGGAGGATGGCGGTGGCGCATCGTCGCCAACGGCCGTTTCCGGTGGAGGAGGTGCTGGTGCCGGCGGCGGTATGGGTGGCGCTAGCGGcggtgttggtggtgctgctagTGGCGCTAGCGGTGGTAACGATGTGGTCGCCAAGGAGGAGTCGACGCTCAACACGCCGTTGCAGCGTCTGATTCGTACCAAGTGGGAAGAGGCAACTATAAGCTTTCACGTGCAGCCATCGATGTTGAGTTATCTTTTTAGTACCACACAGTAG